Proteins encoded within one genomic window of Humulus lupulus chromosome 1, drHumLupu1.1, whole genome shotgun sequence:
- the LOC133801208 gene encoding protein SEED AND ROOT HAIR PROTECTIVE PROTEIN-like, with amino-acid sequence MGLMMNLIFPLFLSSFLIIIASATYYPNVDNNNNNNHDDDQSATVFKSPHHHVNYLNFDHLFDHLKPQGTQKVVDPIVGGVIPPIIHTIGIQGVILCQTAHHDTYLPIQGAVARVTCCPNYSSSSYENENENGEKYYKDVPSSILSYESDTHGFFLVKLSVSQLTTGLNVKEDCKVFLEYSPLQTCNLPTDLNNGVTGANLSFLNAYKGMVFYALGGGPLIYTSKTNYNSDHQYSAPTPRY; translated from the exons ATGGGTCTGATGATGAACCTCATATTCCCTTTGTTCCTTTCTTCGTTTCTGATTATTATTGCCTCTGCTACTTATTATCCAAATgttgacaataataataataataatcatgatgATGATCAGAGTGCTACTGTATTTAAGTCACCTCATCATCATGTGAATTACCTAAATTTTGATCATCTCTTTGATCATCTGAAGCCACAAGGAACACAAAAGGTTGTTgatccaatagtaggaggagtaATCCCCCCCATCATTCATACCATTGGGATTCAAGGAGTTATTCTTTGCCAAACAGCACATCATGATACATACCTTCCAATTCAAG GAGCCGTGGCAAGAGTAACATGTTGTCCAAATTACTCATCATCATCATATGAGAATGAGAATGAGAATGGAGAAAAATACTACAAAGACGTTCCTTCATCCATATTGAGCTACGAAAGTGACACACATGGTTTCTTCCTGGTCAAGTTATCAGTTTCACAGCTCACAACTGGGTTGAATGTCAAGGAAGATTGCAAGGTATTCCTCGAATATTCTCCACTTCAGACCTGTAATCTCCCAACCGATCTTAACAATGGAGTCACTGGTGCAAATCTTTCTTTCTTGAATGCTTACAAAGGCATGGTTTTCTACGCTTTGGGAGGAGGTCCTCTCATCTATACCTCTAAAACTAATTACAACAGTGATCACCAATATTCAGCCCCCACTCCTAGATATtaa